In Sphingomonas sp. KC8, the sequence CGCAGGTGGGGCGCTGCTGATCGCGACGCTCAAGGCGGTGATCGGCCGGCCCCGGCCCGATCTGCTGCCGCATCAGGATCAGGTGACGTCGGCGAGCATGCCGAGCGGCCACGCGGCCAATAATCTGATCGTCTGGCTGGCGGCGGCGCGCTTGTGGGCGCCATCCTGGGGGCTGGCCGGACTGGCGGTGCTGCTGGCGATCGTGATCGGGGTGACGCGGGTGATGCTGGGCGTCCACTGGCCGAGCGATGTGATCGCGGGCTGGGCGATCGGCCTGGGCTGGGTCGCGGGGTGCCTGATGCTCGCGCGGCGGGGTCGGTTGCGGGCGTAGCCGGGGCGGGTTACGCTTCGGCCACGCCAAG encodes:
- a CDS encoding phosphatase PAP2 family protein encodes the protein MAGFDAALLHALAAEPGSPVAHVALAVTRFGDAEPRIFIIAALAGLIGWKRGWRAALLFAGIVAGGALLIATLKAVIGRPRPDLLPHQDQVTSASMPSGHAANNLIVWLAAARLWAPSWGLAGLAVLLAIVIGVTRVMLGVHWPSDVIAGWAIGLGWVAGCLMLARRGRLRA